In Caldisalinibacter kiritimatiensis, the following are encoded in one genomic region:
- a CDS encoding FtsB family cell division protein, which yields MAKRKKKKLFKIRYLIVLGFIIYISSVFINQQSMLKKLNEEKNEKRKIVEQLNDQILEMEKEMQLIESPEHIEEYIERVAREELKMVKPGETIYIDKNKSNNKFIDNIGE from the coding sequence ATGGCTAAAAGAAAAAAGAAAAAATTATTTAAAATAAGATATCTTATCGTATTAGGTTTTATCATATACATATCTTCTGTTTTTATCAATCAGCAATCAATGCTAAAAAAATTAAACGAAGAAAAGAATGAGAAAAGGAAGATTGTAGAGCAATTAAATGACCAAATTTTAGAAATGGAAAAGGAAATGCAGCTCATAGAATCTCCTGAGCATATAGAGGAATATATTGAAAGAGTTGCCAGAGAAGAATTAAAAATGGTAAAACCGGGAGAAACTATATATATAGATAAAAATAAGAGTAATAATAAATTTATAGATAACATTGGCGAATAA